Proteins from one Parvibaculum lavamentivorans DS-1 genomic window:
- a CDS encoding aspartate-semialdehyde dehydrogenase: protein MNPNPVVAIAGATGAVGVEMIRCLEERNFPVKELKLLASARSAGKTMKFRGKDIVVEELTEASFKGVDIAFFSAGGGISRKFAQAVKEAGAVMIDNSSAYRMDPNVPLVIPEINPEAALHHNGIIANPNCSTIIAITPLWPIHKVNRVKRLVAATYQAASGAGAAAMEELEQATRAFLSGEPFEQKIIPHPYPFNVFSHNSNVDPETGYNEEELKMVKETKKIFGDDNIRVTATCVRVPVLRAHSEALDFECENPITPKEVRDILAKAPGVKIVDDVSANYFPMPKDASGKDDILVGRIRQDISDPSGRSIAMFVAGDQLLKGAALNAVQIGELLVR, encoded by the coding sequence ATGAACCCGAACCCCGTCGTCGCCATTGCGGGCGCGACCGGCGCCGTGGGCGTCGAGATGATCCGCTGCCTCGAAGAGCGCAACTTCCCGGTGAAGGAGCTGAAGCTCCTTGCCAGTGCGCGTTCGGCGGGCAAGACCATGAAATTCCGGGGCAAGGATATCGTCGTCGAGGAACTGACCGAAGCGAGCTTCAAGGGCGTCGACATCGCCTTCTTCTCGGCGGGGGGCGGCATTTCGCGGAAGTTCGCACAGGCAGTGAAGGAGGCGGGCGCGGTGATGATCGACAATTCGTCGGCCTACCGCATGGACCCGAACGTGCCGCTCGTCATTCCGGAGATCAATCCGGAAGCGGCGCTTCACCACAACGGCATCATCGCCAATCCGAACTGTTCGACCATCATCGCGATCACGCCGCTCTGGCCGATCCACAAAGTGAACCGCGTGAAGCGGCTCGTCGCGGCGACCTATCAGGCGGCCTCAGGCGCGGGCGCGGCGGCGATGGAAGAGCTCGAACAGGCGACGCGTGCGTTTCTCTCGGGCGAGCCCTTCGAGCAGAAGATCATTCCGCATCCCTATCCCTTCAACGTCTTCAGCCACAATTCCAATGTGGACCCCGAAACGGGCTACAACGAGGAAGAGCTGAAGATGGTGAAGGAGACGAAAAAGATTTTCGGCGACGACAACATCCGCGTGACGGCGACCTGTGTGCGCGTGCCGGTTTTGCGCGCACATTCCGAAGCGCTCGATTTCGAGTGCGAAAACCCGATCACGCCGAAGGAAGTGCGCGACATTCTCGCGAAGGCGCCGGGTGTGAAGATCGTCGACGATGTGAGCGCGAATTATTTCCCGATGCCGAAAGACGCTTCCGGCAAGGACGACATTCTCGTTGGCCGCATAAGGCAGGATATTTCCGACCCCTCGGGCCGGTCGATCGCGATGTTCGTCGCGGGCGACCAGTTGCTCAAGGGTGCGGCGCTCAACGCGGTGCAGATCGGCGAGTTGCTGGTTCGCTGA
- a CDS encoding VOC family protein, giving the protein MSTPKNFLWYELMTSDTGAAAGFYSHVVGWKTGDGGTPRNPYTLFLVEDQGIGGMMELPKEACDQGATPGWVGYIGVDDVDEEVKNVQQAGGRLLREPDDVPGILRFAVVADPAGAAFVIFKGEGGPMSQPAPGTQGTVGWHELNGGDVGTAFAFYSRLFGWTKDQAMDMGNGEVYQLFAAGGEAVGAMMKRQDKNAGPHWLFYFCVDDIDAAMARIGEKGGSVTSGPHQVPGDAWIIQALDPQGASFALVGARR; this is encoded by the coding sequence ATGAGCACCCCGAAGAATTTTCTCTGGTACGAACTGATGACGTCGGACACCGGCGCCGCCGCCGGCTTCTACTCGCATGTGGTGGGATGGAAAACCGGCGATGGCGGAACCCCGCGCAATCCCTACACGCTCTTCCTCGTCGAGGATCAGGGCATCGGCGGCATGATGGAACTCCCCAAGGAGGCCTGCGATCAAGGCGCGACGCCCGGCTGGGTCGGTTACATCGGCGTGGACGATGTGGACGAGGAAGTGAAAAATGTGCAGCAAGCAGGCGGGCGCCTTCTGCGGGAACCGGATGACGTCCCCGGCATTCTTCGCTTTGCCGTCGTTGCGGATCCGGCGGGTGCCGCTTTCGTCATTTTCAAGGGCGAGGGTGGACCGATGTCACAGCCGGCGCCGGGTACGCAAGGCACGGTCGGTTGGCATGAGCTGAATGGCGGCGATGTCGGCACCGCCTTTGCCTTTTACTCCCGCCTCTTCGGCTGGACGAAGGATCAGGCGATGGATATGGGCAATGGCGAGGTCTATCAGCTCTTCGCCGCAGGCGGCGAGGCCGTCGGCGCAATGATGAAAAGACAGGACAAGAACGCCGGTCCCCATTGGCTTTTTTACTTCTGTGTCGACGACATCGATGCCGCCATGGCGCGCATAGGCGAAAAGGGCGGCTCCGTCACGTCCGGCCCGCATCAGGTGCCCGGCGATGCATGGATCATCCAGGCACTTGACCCGCAGGGCGCATCCTTCGCACTTGTCGGCGCGCGCCGCTGA
- a CDS encoding VOC family protein, translating into MQKISACLWFDTQAEEAVNFYTSIFRNSKKGRVLHYGEEAPMKAGTVLTVEFEIEGQQFTALNGGPIFQFNEAVSFMVDCKSQDEVDYYWNKLLEGGREQQCGWLKDKFGVSWQIVPSVLIEMMNDPNAEKAQRVTQAMLQMVKLDIAKLEAAYAA; encoded by the coding sequence ATGCAGAAAATTTCCGCCTGCCTGTGGTTCGATACCCAGGCCGAAGAGGCAGTGAACTTCTACACCTCCATCTTCAGAAATTCGAAAAAGGGCAGGGTGCTGCACTACGGCGAAGAAGCGCCCATGAAGGCCGGAACGGTGCTCACCGTCGAATTTGAAATCGAAGGGCAGCAATTCACCGCCCTCAATGGCGGGCCGATCTTCCAGTTCAACGAAGCCGTCTCGTTCATGGTCGACTGCAAATCCCAGGACGAGGTTGACTACTACTGGAACAAGCTTCTGGAAGGCGGTCGGGAGCAGCAATGCGGCTGGCTCAAGGACAAGTTCGGCGTGTCGTGGCAGATCGTCCCCTCGGTCCTCATCGAGATGATGAACGATCCCAACGCTGAGAAAGCACAAAGGGTAACACAGGCGATGTTGCAGATGGTCAAGCTCGATATCGCGAAGCTTGAAGCCGCCTACGCTGCATAA
- a CDS encoding ArsR/SmtB family transcription factor has product MAADPLSNKFAALADPTRRAILARLALGDASVKELAEPFDMSLPAVSKHLKVLERAGLIARGREAQWRPCRLEPEAMKEVDAWLEEYRRVWAARLDRLEAFLARPQEEAVAPGIRKPRK; this is encoded by the coding sequence ATGGCCGCCGACCCCCTCAGCAACAAATTCGCTGCTCTCGCCGACCCGACGAGAAGGGCCATTCTCGCTCGCCTCGCACTTGGCGATGCCTCGGTGAAAGAGCTCGCCGAACCATTCGACATGAGCCTCCCGGCCGTTTCGAAGCATCTGAAGGTGCTGGAGCGGGCGGGCCTCATCGCGCGTGGCCGCGAGGCGCAATGGCGTCCCTGCCGGCTCGAGCCTGAGGCGATGAAGGAAGTGGATGCCTGGCTCGAGGAGTATCGACGCGTCTGGGCAGCGCGGCTCGACCGGCTGGAGGCCTTCCTGGCCCGCCCCCAGGAAGAGGCAGTGGCACCCGGCATCCGCAAGCCAAGGAAATAA
- a CDS encoding NAD(P)/FAD-dependent oxidoreductase, giving the protein MTQRIAIVGNGVAGLSLAYRLANSAPAPNVVIYGPGDLQGAYAGSTAAPAMVNVLGEVTTRVRTSWAARHMLEIGEQAMRLWPEFVERLNRDLAPLGVPQVNLYGGTYILSRRDVEDERRNLHAICETLAERGHAFEEVNLKKPLRHRVVRQDRFEQGIFVPGEMFLNAGKLVNGLHAALSARSNVTFRLVFVEKVDERRVVRDREGGEESYDAVVLANSFGFNDLTEGLGVTDVPLMIPVYGIGSTMPVTSDEPFTVRTPTFGASCGDYAVHYPGHLYVGASAIANTHRVEVTTHLQRSLDFYDPDLNLNELQLTGGIRAMSQDTYPVLGSLVPGVWAAAGFYKSGITLAPYVSDLLARELLGEERIYGNRFQPSRRTEEEPPSLDDLVETIWGEIAASGTSSGSRASLNNYRWLIKLLVRLRTRKAIRSLDDDVYYNSDIIQACIYDSSLSEKLNRHRPRQAA; this is encoded by the coding sequence ATGACACAACGCATCGCCATCGTGGGTAACGGCGTCGCCGGTCTGTCGTTGGCTTATCGCCTTGCCAACAGCGCACCCGCACCGAATGTAGTGATCTACGGACCGGGCGACCTTCAAGGCGCCTATGCAGGCAGTACCGCCGCGCCTGCAATGGTCAATGTCCTCGGTGAGGTCACCACAAGGGTCCGCACCTCCTGGGCCGCGCGTCATATGCTGGAGATCGGTGAGCAGGCGATGCGCTTGTGGCCGGAATTCGTCGAGAGGCTCAATCGCGATCTTGCGCCGCTCGGCGTCCCGCAAGTCAATCTCTACGGCGGAACCTACATACTCAGCCGCCGGGATGTTGAAGACGAGCGGCGCAATCTCCATGCGATATGCGAAACGCTGGCGGAGCGCGGCCACGCTTTCGAGGAAGTAAATCTGAAGAAGCCTTTGCGTCACCGCGTCGTGCGGCAGGATCGTTTCGAGCAGGGAATTTTCGTTCCTGGTGAAATGTTTCTGAATGCCGGCAAGCTGGTGAATGGCCTCCATGCCGCTCTGTCTGCACGTTCGAACGTCACCTTCCGTCTGGTGTTTGTGGAGAAGGTCGATGAACGGCGCGTCGTCCGCGACCGTGAGGGTGGTGAAGAGAGCTATGATGCCGTGGTGCTCGCCAACAGCTTTGGCTTCAACGATCTCACTGAAGGTCTAGGCGTAACAGATGTGCCGTTGATGATCCCGGTCTACGGTATCGGCTCCACCATGCCAGTGACATCCGACGAGCCGTTCACCGTCCGCACGCCGACCTTCGGCGCCAGCTGCGGCGACTATGCGGTCCATTATCCGGGACATCTTTATGTCGGTGCATCCGCCATCGCAAATACGCACCGGGTCGAAGTGACGACGCATCTGCAGCGCAGCCTCGATTTCTACGACCCCGATCTGAATCTCAACGAGCTGCAACTCACGGGGGGCATCCGTGCGATGTCGCAGGACACCTATCCCGTCCTCGGCTCGCTTGTCCCGGGCGTCTGGGCGGCCGCCGGTTTCTACAAAAGCGGGATCACGCTGGCGCCCTATGTCTCCGATCTTCTGGCGCGCGAGCTTCTCGGCGAGGAGCGCATCTACGGCAACCGCTTCCAGCCTTCCCGGCGCACCGAAGAAGAGCCCCCGTCCCTGGACGATCTGGTGGAAACGATCTGGGGCGAAATCGCCGCCAGTGGCACCAGTTCCGGCAGCCGTGCCTCCCTGAACAATTACCGCTGGCTCATCAAGCTTCTGGTGCGCCTCCGCACCCGCAAGGCGATCCGGTCTCTCGACGACGACGTCTACTACAACAGCGACATCATCCAGGCCTGCATCTACGACAGCTCTCTCAGCGAAAAGCTCAACCGCCATCGTCCGCGGCAGGCGGCTTGA
- a CDS encoding inner membrane-spanning protein YciB yields MQHAASPIAPSLSSVAVPFLRRTVIELGPALIFFAAFSWQGIMVGTGAFMAAALISVAVTYAERRTFPITPIVTAFLVLCFGGLTLLFHESTYVKMQPTAANALYAAVLSGALLSGHNLLKRTFSPELHLDDAGWEKLTWRIVGYLVALALTNEFVRIEFSTETWIAFKTFVLAGLNFAFLLLQFPLLRAHWRPAPFVAVPRS; encoded by the coding sequence GTGCAGCACGCCGCATCTCCGATAGCCCCAAGCCTGAGCAGTGTTGCTGTCCCCTTCCTGCGGCGGACGGTAATTGAGCTGGGGCCGGCGCTCATTTTTTTCGCTGCCTTTTCCTGGCAGGGAATTATGGTGGGCACCGGGGCGTTCATGGCTGCCGCTCTCATATCCGTCGCCGTGACCTATGCCGAGCGGCGCACCTTTCCAATCACGCCGATCGTTACCGCCTTCCTTGTCCTTTGCTTCGGCGGGCTCACGCTCCTTTTCCATGAAAGCACCTACGTGAAGATGCAGCCTACGGCAGCAAACGCGCTTTACGCCGCGGTGCTGAGCGGGGCGCTACTGTCCGGCCACAATCTGTTGAAAAGAACCTTCTCGCCGGAACTCCACCTGGACGATGCCGGATGGGAAAAGCTGACTTGGCGTATTGTCGGCTATCTCGTCGCTCTCGCTCTTACCAATGAATTCGTTCGGATCGAATTTTCGACTGAAACATGGATCGCATTCAAAACCTTCGTTCTAGCCGGTTTGAACTTCGCGTTCCTGCTGCTTCAGTTTCCGTTGCTGCGTGCGCATTGGAGGCCCGCCCCATTTGTTGCCGTGCCGCGTTCTTGA
- a CDS encoding SDR family oxidoreductase, with protein MLHSFSTPSDAVRKRPKAKEVHTAGKNPCGRTRDPRARIACDFRGTEPSGKPLLPKGRRVQGGNMARKLKPISEQTIVITGASSGIGLTTAQRAARAGANVVLVSRNEMALKKIRDEIRSAGGKADFVAADMGVRDEVRNVVDTVVERHGGFDTWVNGAGVGIYARLEETSDEDHQKIFQTNYWGVVYGSLEALKHLKYKHGALINIGSISSDMPAPILSAYTASKHAVKGFTDSLRLELLHDKAPVSVTLIKPSGIQTPFGDHAKNYMDAASRVPPPVYHPEVVAEAILRAATHPMRDITVGGAGLAMTMLAGIAPALSDRLFAWSFFKTARDEKQKKHDESALHEPGDGGRKLGEQSGHIRETSLAAKAQMHPFATAGLTAIAAVAVLSLRKSGRQRLGNATRAAIPTRLLIGSITP; from the coding sequence GTGCTGCACAGTTTCTCCACTCCTTCGGATGCCGTGAGGAAACGTCCGAAGGCCAAAGAGGTTCACACGGCCGGCAAGAATCCATGCGGGCGCACCCGCGACCCCAGGGCCCGGATTGCGTGCGATTTTCGCGGAACAGAACCTTCCGGCAAGCCGTTGCTTCCCAAGGGGCGACGCGTGCAAGGAGGCAACATGGCCAGGAAACTCAAGCCTATTTCCGAGCAGACTATCGTGATTACGGGCGCCAGTTCAGGAATTGGCCTGACGACGGCGCAGCGGGCGGCGCGAGCCGGTGCAAATGTGGTTCTTGTCTCGCGGAATGAGATGGCACTGAAGAAAATCCGCGATGAAATCCGTTCAGCGGGTGGCAAGGCGGATTTTGTAGCCGCCGACATGGGCGTGCGCGATGAGGTCAGGAATGTCGTCGATACGGTCGTGGAGCGCCATGGCGGCTTCGATACATGGGTGAACGGTGCCGGCGTCGGCATCTACGCACGACTGGAGGAAACATCCGACGAGGATCACCAGAAAATTTTCCAGACCAATTACTGGGGTGTCGTCTACGGGTCCCTCGAGGCACTGAAGCACCTCAAGTACAAGCATGGCGCCCTTATCAATATCGGCTCCATCAGTTCGGACATGCCCGCGCCCATTCTCAGCGCCTACACGGCATCCAAGCATGCAGTGAAAGGCTTTACCGATTCACTCCGGCTGGAATTGCTGCACGACAAGGCGCCGGTGTCGGTTACCCTGATCAAGCCAAGTGGCATACAGACACCGTTCGGTGATCATGCCAAGAACTACATGGATGCCGCTTCGCGCGTGCCGCCGCCGGTCTATCATCCAGAAGTCGTGGCGGAGGCCATTCTGCGTGCTGCGACGCATCCGATGCGCGACATCACTGTGGGTGGCGCCGGTCTGGCGATGACGATGCTGGCGGGCATTGCGCCTGCTCTCTCGGACAGGCTTTTCGCCTGGTCTTTTTTCAAGACGGCGCGGGACGAAAAGCAGAAGAAGCATGACGAATCCGCGTTGCATGAGCCGGGAGACGGCGGGAGGAAACTTGGCGAACAGAGCGGCCACATTCGCGAGACCAGCCTTGCCGCGAAAGCGCAAATGCACCCTTTCGCTACTGCGGGACTAACGGCAATCGCTGCTGTTGCGGTGCTCTCGCTGCGCAAGAGCGGACGTCAGAGATTGGGCAACGCGACGCGAGCCGCTATTCCCACTCGATTATTGATTGGCAGCATAACGCCTTGA
- a CDS encoding DUF7017 domain-containing protein, which translates to MKPGQQVTALRKGGQLDEAFKLATELVAAPEANEWEVGAYGWCLIDLVKRHAADRDQASLHGYLRLLTKFEVPSGNELLAEHRERALALVDDDRRAVMAARKLGKDGQHDMAVGAFAALMAKGGLTKDDKTAFGWELYRATQAIFRAAGGQDLAPSAIDTVKRHLNTYLKLGISESGLLHSCMMQQAVRLSHGDHLRLAAFARLWGLDSFRREDFEESRLDDGKTFPPLAETVLQRASKEAVKGGSPAEMNYILPYLERGLELFPENVWLKLNMVKLLRGLERLDEARLLATEFARSKAGEYWTWELIGDLEVEPVMRLSCYAKALTCSEDDTFVSKLRLKFAALVAADHPGEARAEVERVIEHRRREGTRIPIDAQRMAESAWFLAAAPSTPGRSFYDRFKSRAEELLFAHLPWTDALVGDEFVIEGQEGQKDRTRRRIFVKASPLPLEISVSAGHPDVRGCRSGAPIRVQMEVSTAEPWKAMVHRIQPRNGASDDVVPELCGVIDHINRAKSLLHFVVAKGIDGTFPLADFTGSATIGQAVAVRATRYHSRKGARTRTLSVSSTTRSPGTDVLKPFNDDVEVRNGLGFTSAGIFIPPDIVAESRVVDGDRVEGLAVINFDKKRSTWGWKAISAKND; encoded by the coding sequence GTGAAGCCGGGGCAGCAGGTCACGGCCTTGCGCAAGGGCGGCCAACTCGATGAAGCGTTCAAACTCGCCACGGAACTGGTTGCGGCGCCGGAGGCGAACGAATGGGAGGTCGGCGCCTACGGCTGGTGTCTGATCGATCTCGTGAAGCGGCATGCCGCCGACCGGGATCAGGCATCGCTGCATGGCTATCTGCGCCTGCTGACGAAGTTTGAGGTCCCTAGTGGAAATGAGCTTCTCGCCGAACACCGAGAGCGGGCGCTGGCATTGGTCGACGATGATCGTCGTGCCGTCATGGCAGCCCGAAAGCTCGGCAAGGATGGCCAGCACGACATGGCCGTTGGCGCGTTTGCGGCACTCATGGCGAAAGGCGGTCTGACCAAGGACGACAAGACTGCTTTCGGCTGGGAGCTCTACCGGGCCACCCAGGCGATCTTCCGAGCGGCTGGGGGGCAGGATTTGGCGCCGAGCGCCATCGATACCGTCAAGCGGCACCTCAACACCTATCTCAAGCTCGGCATCTCGGAGTCCGGTCTATTACATAGCTGCATGATGCAGCAGGCGGTCCGGTTGTCCCATGGCGACCATCTCCGCCTCGCCGCATTCGCACGCTTGTGGGGTCTGGATTCGTTCCGGCGCGAGGACTTCGAGGAGTCCCGACTCGACGACGGCAAGACCTTCCCCCCGCTTGCGGAAACGGTGCTGCAACGCGCATCCAAGGAAGCTGTGAAGGGCGGATCTCCAGCGGAGATGAACTATATCCTGCCCTACCTTGAGCGCGGGCTGGAGCTGTTCCCTGAGAACGTCTGGCTGAAGTTGAACATGGTAAAGTTGCTGCGCGGCCTCGAACGGCTAGATGAGGCTCGACTGCTCGCGACTGAGTTCGCCCGCAGCAAGGCAGGCGAATATTGGACCTGGGAGTTGATCGGCGACCTCGAGGTGGAGCCGGTTATGCGCCTTTCGTGCTATGCGAAGGCGCTGACTTGCTCGGAGGACGATACGTTCGTCAGCAAGCTGCGTCTCAAGTTCGCGGCCCTGGTCGCCGCCGATCATCCCGGTGAGGCGAGAGCCGAAGTGGAACGGGTGATCGAACATAGACGTCGCGAGGGCACCCGCATTCCCATCGACGCCCAGCGGATGGCGGAAAGCGCCTGGTTCCTTGCCGCGGCACCATCTACCCCGGGCCGTTCGTTCTACGATCGCTTCAAGTCGCGCGCCGAGGAGTTGCTCTTCGCCCATCTCCCTTGGACCGATGCATTAGTCGGCGACGAATTCGTGATCGAGGGGCAGGAAGGGCAGAAGGATCGGACACGCCGGCGGATATTCGTTAAGGCCAGCCCGCTGCCTTTAGAAATCAGCGTCTCTGCGGGGCACCCGGACGTGCGGGGCTGCCGGTCGGGCGCTCCGATCAGGGTGCAGATGGAGGTGTCGACCGCCGAACCATGGAAGGCGATGGTGCATCGGATTCAGCCACGGAACGGCGCCAGCGATGACGTTGTGCCGGAACTATGCGGCGTGATCGATCACATCAACCGGGCCAAGTCGCTCCTCCATTTTGTGGTGGCTAAGGGAATCGACGGCACGTTTCCATTGGCCGACTTTACCGGTTCAGCAACGATAGGACAGGCTGTCGCGGTTCGGGCGACCCGCTATCATAGCCGGAAAGGTGCGCGCACTCGGACGCTGTCGGTTTCCTCTACCACCCGATCGCCTGGAACGGATGTGCTGAAGCCTTTCAACGACGATGTCGAAGTCCGTAATGGCCTCGGCTTCACTTCCGCTGGCATCTTTATTCCGCCGGATATCGTTGCAGAATCCAGGGTCGTCGATGGCGATCGGGTGGAAGGCCTAGCCGTTATCAATTTCGACAAGAAGCGAAGCACATGGGGCTGGAAAGCTATCAGCGCGAAAAACGACTGA
- a CDS encoding ATP-dependent DNA helicase, which produces MIGDHSDSFNFLQRFWPDLHDLGRKAEQAGPHEPDLVAIRLRGLTETMVVKLFGQLGLQYDPAHSHFDRLVLLENADLLDARLLSKFHAIRKVGNNAAHNGKVTPAQAEALLEDAWSLSCWFCRFMRPDIEWLTPARQNANPLSVPSMVETQDVSAERQPTVPGKSSNILKFPEERVRRIREQVSRAMAEVDPRVRQLRTSITLHEAFTESLSSDQAACLDALSTFLSSPTQHVFLLKGYAGTGKTFLAKGITEYLSAQGRAFRLAAPTGRAAKIISEKTGRDARTVHSQIYNFSDLKEYTKGDQEVGSETFKFYAEIAANQDQANTVYIVDEASLLSDVYSESEFFRSGTGYLLHDLISYVGFKHGETDRKIILVGDPAQLPPVGMSVSPALDTEYLHKHLGLDAAEYELKEVLRQKADSGIIRNVMPLRDSLSKGTFGSLSFEFDEDVLRLRADEVLPLYMAARSTGEANIPIVITRSNSEAASYNRAIRDALFPGRDFVAAGDRLIVTANAVVNGSFLANGEFVDVVDAETMVERRSVNLRYRNEETGAVDVIEVSLVFRDIQITVSSPDGAETVLTAKILDDHLHDSGAGLDAAQQRALYVDFLKRHPDLKRGHDRERLSQIIRQDPYFNALRVKFGYAVTCHKAQGGEWGHVFVNCPSGQNPRSAEYFRWLYTAMTRSSGKLYMIDPPEVRLKVAGPDWWSPSEVSTTSTDGQLSAAAQAGGTASIISPQEAFRLGVLARVRDLLGETGIEIDDVAHHQYQEAFYLRRDLDTARANISYNGKFKVTAVAVPPAGAFSEQLGELLRPLVGQSIGSALPVAGTGGSSGLQSPSRPFLAQFHDRLLPLLRERQIHIVGLKEQAWSQRYTFSRGGDAAVVDVFYDGRDRFTKCMPINVGGRQGVPAGTLLPEVLEILTAQVIP; this is translated from the coding sequence ATGATCGGAGATCACTCCGACAGCTTCAATTTCCTTCAGCGGTTCTGGCCAGATCTCCATGATCTCGGGAGAAAGGCGGAACAGGCTGGACCGCATGAGCCGGACCTCGTGGCCATCCGGCTGCGTGGGCTTACCGAGACGATGGTCGTCAAACTGTTTGGGCAACTGGGACTTCAGTACGACCCGGCGCATTCGCATTTCGACAGGTTGGTCCTGTTGGAGAATGCAGACCTGCTCGACGCCCGTCTCCTTTCCAAATTTCACGCTATCCGGAAGGTCGGCAACAATGCCGCACACAACGGGAAGGTTACGCCGGCACAAGCTGAAGCTCTTTTGGAAGATGCTTGGTCTCTTTCGTGCTGGTTCTGCCGCTTCATGCGTCCCGACATCGAATGGCTGACTCCAGCGAGGCAGAACGCCAATCCCCTCTCGGTTCCATCCATGGTGGAAACGCAGGACGTTTCTGCCGAGCGGCAGCCGACGGTCCCGGGTAAGTCATCGAACATACTCAAGTTTCCCGAGGAGCGCGTCCGGCGCATACGGGAGCAGGTCTCCCGCGCGATGGCGGAAGTCGATCCGAGGGTGCGCCAACTTCGGACCAGCATCACACTTCACGAGGCCTTTACGGAAAGTCTGTCGAGCGACCAAGCCGCCTGCCTCGACGCGCTTTCCACATTCCTCTCCAGTCCGACGCAGCATGTATTCCTGCTCAAGGGCTATGCGGGCACCGGCAAGACCTTCCTCGCCAAGGGCATCACCGAATATCTTTCGGCACAGGGTCGCGCTTTCCGCCTCGCAGCACCGACCGGGCGGGCGGCGAAGATTATCTCGGAGAAGACCGGGCGCGACGCGCGGACGGTGCATAGCCAAATCTACAACTTCAGCGACCTGAAGGAATATACGAAGGGGGATCAGGAGGTTGGGTCGGAGACGTTCAAGTTCTATGCGGAGATCGCGGCCAACCAAGATCAGGCCAATACGGTCTATATCGTGGACGAGGCGTCGCTTCTTTCGGACGTCTATTCGGAGAGCGAGTTCTTCCGATCGGGAACCGGATACCTGTTGCACGACCTGATTAGCTATGTCGGATTCAAGCATGGCGAGACCGACCGGAAGATTATCCTCGTAGGCGATCCCGCTCAGCTTCCCCCGGTGGGGATGTCCGTCTCCCCAGCGCTTGATACGGAGTACCTCCACAAGCACCTCGGGTTGGATGCGGCCGAATACGAGTTGAAGGAAGTACTGCGGCAGAAGGCGGATAGCGGGATTATCCGTAACGTCATGCCGCTTCGCGATAGCCTTTCAAAGGGCACATTTGGTAGCCTCAGCTTCGAATTCGACGAAGATGTCCTGCGTCTCCGCGCCGACGAGGTTCTCCCGTTATATATGGCGGCACGCTCTACCGGCGAAGCGAACATTCCGATTGTCATTACGCGGTCTAACAGCGAAGCGGCCAGTTACAACCGGGCGATCCGGGATGCACTTTTCCCCGGACGTGACTTCGTGGCGGCCGGTGATCGGCTGATCGTCACCGCCAACGCCGTTGTGAACGGCAGCTTCCTGGCTAACGGTGAGTTTGTCGATGTCGTCGATGCGGAAACCATGGTGGAGCGGCGGTCCGTCAATCTCCGATACCGTAACGAGGAGACCGGGGCAGTCGACGTCATCGAGGTGTCGTTAGTGTTCCGCGACATCCAGATAACCGTTTCGTCGCCAGATGGCGCCGAGACCGTTCTGACCGCGAAAATCCTCGACGATCATCTTCACGATAGCGGGGCCGGGCTCGACGCTGCGCAGCAGCGCGCGCTCTATGTGGACTTCCTCAAGCGTCACCCTGATTTGAAGCGCGGCCACGACCGAGAACGCCTCAGCCAGATCATACGCCAGGACCCGTACTTTAACGCGCTCCGCGTAAAGTTCGGCTACGCGGTGACTTGCCACAAGGCGCAGGGTGGCGAATGGGGGCATGTGTTCGTGAATTGCCCGTCTGGCCAGAATCCGAGATCGGCCGAGTATTTCCGTTGGCTCTATACGGCCATGACCCGCTCAAGCGGGAAGCTGTATATGATCGACCCGCCCGAAGTCAGGTTGAAGGTCGCCGGACCTGACTGGTGGTCGCCTTCGGAGGTATCGACGACATCGACGGATGGGCAGCTCTCGGCAGCTGCGCAGGCGGGAGGCACCGCCTCAATCATATCGCCCCAGGAGGCATTCCGCCTCGGTGTTCTGGCGCGCGTGCGGGACCTTCTCGGGGAGACGGGCATCGAGATCGACGATGTCGCGCATCACCAGTACCAGGAAGCCTTCTACCTGCGTCGTGACCTCGACACCGCCCGCGCTAACATCAGTTACAATGGCAAGTTCAAGGTTACAGCGGTGGCTGTTCCTCCCGCAGGCGCTTTCAGCGAGCAGCTAGGCGAGCTTCTTCGGCCGTTGGTCGGTCAGTCCATTGGCTCGGCACTGCCAGTCGCCGGCACGGGTGGCTCGTCGGGCCTGCAATCGCCAAGCCGCCCTTTCCTTGCACAGTTCCACGACCGCCTGTTGCCTCTTCTCAGGGAACGCCAAATCCACATTGTGGGATTGAAGGAACAGGCGTGGAGCCAGCGCTACACCTTCTCGCGTGGCGGTGATGCTGCCGTCGTCGATGTCTTCTACGACGGACGAGATCGGTTCACGAAATGCATGCCGATCAACGTCGGGGGAAGGCAGGGCGTCCCAGCGGGTACGTTGTTGCCCGAGGTGCTTGAGATACTCACCGCGCAGGTCATCCCGTGA